One stretch of Daphnia pulicaria isolate SC F1-1A chromosome 6, SC_F0-13Bv2, whole genome shotgun sequence DNA includes these proteins:
- the LOC124342657 gene encoding ankyrin repeat and SAM domain-containing protein 3-like: MLSQPTKVKAKPPPLRLDSNVEAENNDRFSSSPMGHAMADYEENEAQSEFYHQFESTLTQLLHEDDLMPFNLHTAASLGITSSVRHLIERCQVDPDSRNSGSWTAIMYASLFSHNETVLYLLEMKANVNLRNPNGKTPLMLAALCGSEETIKLLLMHGALLEERDQDQFTALMLAIQATHGESAQLLLEYGANPNVREEIHGQTPLYIASQSGQYNIARALIQKGVDVNMRTSSGDTAYHVALRNGYAPIANLISEQQQREQLEQHQQQCNPFNVIPLDSTKKTKPNHLLLAPVPTRFKPKSPYTAFFERFAEFPEMSVPGSLPIPDVVIDDVDGVVPETQWFPSPGDVTRYSPEGVESVRDTFNPFNAWPGTSMIFKQAIAPNGNNTNCRPNHFKKSIAKPVIGNISKALPNPWSPACEQRQPAMGSNDTSNYEENSSVKLPRDLSSVLANLGLAKYQMHFEEQDIDLQVFLTMNEQDLREIGVNSLGARRKFLSTIEYFQTRSNYYQIGEEFLVNTYVVKQDLIELKTIWEEMNRIVEVLHNLQGANRSPRATRKRNAYIDQLVKQMQCAERFFKKY; the protein is encoded by the exons ATGCTGAGTCAACCAACCAAAGTCAAAGCCAAGCCGCCTCCACTAAGACTCGACAGTAACGTAGAAGCCGAAAACAATGATCGCTTCAGCTCATCGCCCATGGGTCACGCTATGGCTGATTACGAGGAAAATGAAGCACAGTCAGAATTTTATCATCAATTTGAGAGCACACTGACCCAACTCCTGCACGAAGATGATTTGATGCCTTTTAACCTCCACACTGCAGCAAGTTTGggaatcacttcaagtgttagACACCTCATTGAAAG GTGTCAGGTGGACCCAGATTCGAGGAACAGTGGCAGTTGGACTGCAATCATGTATGCTAGTCTGTTCAGTCACAATGAAACAGTATTGTATCTACTTGAAATGAAAGCCAATGTTAATCTGAGGAATCCAAATGGCAAGACACCACTCATGTTGGCTGCCCTATGTGGTAGTGAAGAAACAATCAAGCTACTTCTTATG CATGGAGCTTTACTAGAAGAGAGAGACCAAGACCAGTTTACAGCTCTCATGCTAGCTATTCAAGCTACCCATGGAGAATCTGCCCAACTCTTGCTTGAATATGGAGCAAACCCTAATGTTAG aGAAGAGATTCACGGGCAGACCCCATTGTACATAGCATCTCAATCAGGGCAGTACAACATCGCCCGCGCTCTTATTCAAAAAGGCGTTGACGTGAACATGAGGACATCTAGCGGTGACACTGCCTATCACGTGGCTCTACGGAACGGTTACGCGCCAATTGCAAACCTGATTTCTGAACAGCAACAACGAGAACAGCTAgagcaacatcaacaacaatgcAATCCCTTCAACGTGATCCCGTTAGACAGCACTAAGAAAACTAAACCCAATCATCTTCTTTTAGCTCCCGTGCCGACAAGATTCAAGCCAAAGTCACCCTACACTGCATTTTTCGAGAGATTTGCCGAGTTTCCCGAAATGTCTGTCCCCGGTTCTCTCCCAATTCCTGATGTTGTTATCGACGATGTTGATGGTGTAGTACCCGAAACTCAGTGGTTTCCATCGCCTGGTGATGTTACGCGCTACAGTCCCGAAGGTGTAGAGTCAGTCAGAGATACTTTTAATCCTTTCAATGCATGGCCCGGCACTTCGATGATCTTCAAACAGGCTATTGCACCCAACGGCAACAATACTAACTGCCGTCCTAATCATTTCAAGAAATCTATTGCAAAGCCTGTGATCGGCAACATCTCTAAAGCCCTACCAAATCCTTGGTCACCAGCCTGTGAACAGCGTCAACCCGCGATGGGCAGTAATGATACAAGCAACTACGAAGAAAACTCGTCAGTAAAACTGCCTAGGGATCTCTCTTCCGTCTTAGCCAATTTAGGCCTCGCAAAATACCAAATGCACTTCGAAGAACAAGATATTGATTTACAG gtattTTTGACCATGAATGAACAAGATTTGCGCGAAATTGGTGTCAACTCGTTGGGAGCGAGAAGGAAGTTTTTGTCGACAATCGAATACTTTCAGACCAGAAGCAATTATTACCAAATTGGCGAAGAATTTTTAGTCAATACGTATGTGGTTAAGCAAGACCTGATCGAACTCAAAACCATTTGGGAGGAGATGAACAGGATTGTAGAAGTATTGCACAATTTACAGGGTGCAAACAGATCACCACGTGCGACACGAAAGAGAAATGCGTACATTGATCAACTAGTCAAGCAAATGCAGTGCGCAgagagattttttaaaaagtactaG